One Trichomycterus rosablanca isolate fTriRos1 chromosome 10, fTriRos1.hap1, whole genome shotgun sequence DNA window includes the following coding sequences:
- the LOC134321239 gene encoding uncharacterized protein LOC134321239 → MENVQRERRAGGEPDSPQMQTRKRKRTESELRKMKEKEKHLKQELARLENKQNKDRLPEEAATRELPSAPSYDENRHDPFQMPNIQVMGPSGPDYVFRPWTMDDIRTVCEDLPPISEGGPKFVGKLRLFVEGWKPSINELARACACKLKLDWTKVQGSLPLTTDIFYDATVGGRFQTEYTNLCNRIEKGFPVRLDLTKLSQTRQMEGEQVNDFLHRLEAVHEAHCGIDKPEDYPGIVLSAWESHLKERFLSGLRIEIQKKVRDDCVEAETGRLQTILAFAVHVEKRLNEKKQRSKEDRERKEHQLQCAVLEAAKGGFGRGRGRGRGKGKQKGKGKSGPDGEKDFSKYKCYNCNQLGHIARNCPKKDNVRDEQFEEEVE, encoded by the coding sequence ATGGAGAATGTGCAACGAGAAAGAAGAGCAGGAGGGGAACCTGATTCGCCCCAGATGCAGACACGGAAACGCAAAAGGACGGAAAGCGAATTGAGAAAGATGAAAGAGAAGGAGAAGCACTTGAAACAGGAACTCGCTAGGCtggaaaataaacagaataaagatAGGCTTCCTGAAGAAGCAGCAACGAGAGAGCTGCCGTCGGCACCTTCCTACGACGAAAACAGGCACGACCCTTTCCAGATGCCCAACATTCAGGTCATGGGACCCAGTGGTCCGGATTATGTTTTCAGACCATGGACTATGGATGATATCAGAACTGTGTGTGAAGATCTTCCACCCATTTCTGAGGGAGGACCAAAGTTTGTGGGAAAACTGAGACTGTTTGTTGAGGGTTGGAAGCCATCCATCAATGAACTGGCAAGAGCATGTGCATGCAAACTCAAGCTGGACTGGACAAAAGTCCAAGGATCACTACCTCTTACTACTGATATCTTTTATGATGCCACAGTGGGAGGCAGATTTCAGACTGAGTATACAAACCTGTGCAACAGAATCGAAAAAGGATTTCCAGTTAGACTGGATCTCACAAAACTGTCTCAAACCAGACAGATGGAAGGGGAGCAAGTCAACGATTTTCTCCACAGACTGGAGGCTGTGCATGAAGCTCATTGCGGGATTGACAAACCAGAGGATTATCCTGGTATAGTCCTCTCAGCCTGGGAAAGCCACTTGAAGGAACGATTCCTGAGCGGTCTGAGAATTGAGATTCAGAAGAAAGTGAGAGACGACTGTGTAGAAGCAGAAACTGGAAGACTCCAAACAATCTTGGCATTTGCGGTACATGTTGAAAAGAGACTGAACGAAAAGAAACAGAGAAGTAAGgaagacagagaaagaaaagagcATCAGCTTCAATGCGCAGTTTTAGAAGCTGCAAAAGGTGGTTTCGGACGTGGACGTGGTCGAGGTCGAGGAAAGGgaaaacaaaaaggaaaaggaaagtCAGGTCCAGATGGCGAAAAGGATTTCTCAAAGTACAAGTGTTACAACTGCAACCAACTTGGGCACATTGCTAGAAACTGCCCTAAAAAGGACAATGTCCGAGACGAACAATTTGAGGAGGAGGTGGAATGA